The following proteins are encoded in a genomic region of Streptococcus sp. 29892:
- a CDS encoding ABC transporter permease gives MNVSVDNFSLALVFGLVLVAISISQKENLGLTKDIFMAVVRTVLQLIFVGYILKFIFQASNVFLSMAMVLIILYNASVQANKRNPNKNKKLIYPFLALLTSTSITLGLLLLSGAIQLIPSQVIPISGMLASNAMTAIGLSYRAMYRSFTDNRQQVLEKLGLGATVKLASQDILREAIKTGMQPTIDSAKTVGLVSLPGMMSGLIFAGVDPVHAIRYQIMVMFMLLSATSLASVIASYSAYKTYFTDKAQLEFE, from the coding sequence ATGAATGTTTCAGTAGATAATTTCTCCCTAGCCCTTGTTTTCGGACTAGTCTTGGTAGCAATTAGCATCAGTCAGAAGGAAAACTTGGGCTTGACCAAGGATATTTTCATGGCTGTTGTCAGAACTGTCCTTCAGCTGATTTTTGTCGGCTACATTCTCAAGTTTATCTTCCAAGCCTCAAATGTCTTTCTCAGCATGGCAATGGTTTTGATTATTCTTTATAATGCCAGTGTACAAGCAAATAAACGCAATCCAAACAAGAACAAAAAGCTGATTTATCCTTTTCTTGCTTTACTCACTTCCACCAGTATCACTTTAGGATTATTACTGTTATCAGGTGCCATCCAATTAATACCTTCTCAAGTCATTCCAATTTCAGGGATGTTGGCTAGTAATGCAATGACAGCAATCGGTCTATCCTATCGAGCTATGTACCGGTCCTTTACTGATAACCGCCAACAGGTGTTGGAAAAATTAGGTCTGGGTGCAACTGTCAAACTGGCTTCACAGGATATTTTGCGCGAGGCTATTAAAACAGGTATGCAGCCTACCATTGACTCAGCCAAGACAGTCGGTCTGGTCAGCCTGCCTGGCATGATGTCAGGGCTAATATTTGCAGGAGTTGATCCAGTCCATGCCATCCGCTATCAGATTATGGTTATGTTCATGTTGCTGTCTGCAACCAGTCTGGCCTCTGTAATTGCCTCCTACTCAGCCTACAAAACCTATTTCACCGACAAGGCCCAGTTGGAGTTTGAATAA
- the pepV gene encoding dipeptidase PepV: MTVDFRAEFDKRKDEFLADLFDLLRINSERDDSQADAQHPFGPGPVRALDKFLEIAQRDGYPTKNVDNYAGHFEFGEGDEVLGIFGHLDVVPAGSGWNTDPYEPQIIDGKLFARGSSDDKGPTMACYYGLKIIKELGLPTSKKVRFIVGTDEESGWADMDYYFEHVGLPLPDFGFSPDAEFPIINGEKGNITAYLHFAGENSGAAKLHSFTGGLRENMVPESATAIISGDLADLDSKLADFTAAYGLKADAKTLENGQVQVTVIGKSAHGSTPEEGVNGATYLAKFLSQFAFDGAAKAYLDLAGQVLLEDHDAKKLGVAIYDDQMGALSMNAGVFKFDETSSDNTIALNFRYPKNTNPETIKAGLEKLGVEAVSLSAHGHTPHYCPIDDPMVATLLSVYEKHTGLKGHEQVIGGGTFGRLLKRGVAYGAMFPGDVNTMHQANEFIEVEQLYRAAAIYAEAIYELIK; encoded by the coding sequence ATGACAGTAGATTTTAGAGCAGAGTTTGACAAACGCAAGGACGAGTTTCTAGCGGACCTCTTTGACCTCCTCCGCATCAATTCTGAGCGTGACGACAGCCAGGCCGATGCCCAGCACCCATTTGGACCTGGCCCAGTGCGTGCCTTGGATAAGTTTTTAGAAATCGCTCAGCGTGATGGCTATCCAACCAAGAACGTTGACAACTACGCAGGTCACTTTGAATTCGGCGAGGGCGATGAAGTCCTCGGTATCTTTGGGCACTTGGACGTGGTTCCTGCTGGAAGTGGTTGGAACACCGACCCTTACGAGCCGCAAATCATTGACGGTAAGCTCTTTGCCCGCGGATCCTCCGACGACAAGGGACCGACCATGGCTTGCTATTACGGCTTGAAAATCATCAAGGAGTTGGGCCTTCCGACATCTAAAAAAGTCCGCTTCATCGTCGGTACTGATGAGGAGTCAGGCTGGGCGGACATGGATTACTACTTTGAGCACGTCGGCCTACCATTGCCAGACTTCGGCTTCTCGCCTGATGCTGAGTTCCCGATTATCAACGGCGAAAAGGGCAATATCACAGCTTATCTTCATTTTGCGGGGGAAAATAGCGGAGCTGCTAAACTGCATTCCTTCACAGGCGGTTTGCGTGAGAACATGGTGCCTGAATCTGCGACAGCTATTATCTCTGGCGACCTAGCAGATCTGGACAGCAAGTTGGCAGACTTCACAGCAGCCTATGGCCTAAAAGCTGACGCGAAAACCCTTGAAAATGGTCAAGTTCAAGTGACCGTCATCGGAAAATCAGCCCACGGTTCAACCCCAGAAGAAGGTGTCAACGGAGCAACCTATTTGGCAAAATTCCTCAGCCAATTTGCCTTTGACGGAGCAGCCAAAGCCTATCTTGACTTGGCAGGACAAGTCCTTCTAGAAGACCATGATGCTAAAAAACTCGGCGTAGCCATCTACGACGATCAGATGGGTGCCCTTTCTATGAACGCTGGTGTCTTCAAATTTGACGAAACTTCATCAGACAATACCATTGCCCTCAACTTCCGTTATCCAAAAAATACCAACCCTGAAACCATCAAGGCTGGTTTGGAAAAACTGGGTGTAGAAGCTGTCAGCCTATCAGCGCATGGTCATACTCCACACTATTGCCCAATCGACGACCCAATGGTCGCAACCCTCTTGTCTGTCTATGAAAAACACACAGGCTTGAAAGGTCATGAACAAGTGATCGGTGGCGGAACATTCGGACGCTTGCTCAAACGCGGGGTTGCCTACGGAGCTATGTTCCCAGGAGATGTCAACACAATGCACCAAGCCAACGAATTTATTGAAGTTGAGCAACTTTACCGTGCAGCTGCCATTTATGCAGAAGCTATCTACGAACTCATTAAGTAA
- a CDS encoding GNAT family N-acetyltransferase, with amino-acid sequence MKLKELCFSDMEMVKQLFLSVFSQEPWNDDWSDEEQLDRYIGDLLAHPRALCFGLFDQGKLLGLSLGHIRYWYEGTEYRIEEFCISHDYQGQGHGASFLANIEKQLVDRKIVHILLQTERNLPAYFFYKKCGFRALEEDVTMYKKVGFS; translated from the coding sequence ATGAAACTGAAAGAACTTTGCTTTTCAGATATGGAAATGGTCAAACAGCTCTTTTTATCTGTATTTAGCCAGGAACCATGGAACGACGATTGGTCAGATGAGGAACAATTAGACCGCTACATAGGCGATTTACTGGCACATCCAAGAGCCCTCTGTTTTGGCTTGTTTGACCAGGGAAAATTGCTAGGTCTATCACTTGGCCACATCCGCTATTGGTATGAAGGAACAGAGTATCGAATTGAAGAGTTCTGCATTTCCCATGATTACCAAGGGCAAGGACATGGTGCTAGTTTTCTAGCGAACATAGAGAAGCAGTTAGTTGATAGAAAAATTGTTCATATTCTTCTGCAAACCGAACGCAACCTTCCGGCATATTTTTTCTACAAAAAATGCGGTTTCCGAGCCTTAGAAGAAGATGTGACCATGTATAAGAAAGTTGGTTTTTCATAG
- a CDS encoding TPM domain-containing protein, whose protein sequence is MKKYLFYLLGFLLLLFSLGQPSLVGAEGIPARPIDTTVVDETQLLSSETIASIDQLNQAWAASEQQLQVGVYVTESLSRDIESLANETFRDWQVGFAGTDNGILLVIAIADREFRIETSDNAATVLTDVEAKDILESAREFFRQEDYDGGVTYIVQSIGDRFYGTSLGQEQLAAMEERTSAESDSFVWFMIVILVVIIFMIIDKSSRGGGGPGNLLWMLVDDHHHYHNNHSSHSSSSYGGGGWSGGGGGGGGASSGW, encoded by the coding sequence ATGAAAAAATATCTGTTCTATTTATTAGGGTTCTTGCTTTTACTCTTCAGCCTAGGTCAGCCTAGTCTGGTAGGAGCTGAGGGAATTCCAGCCCGTCCAATTGATACGACGGTGGTTGATGAAACCCAGCTTCTTTCTAGTGAAACCATTGCCAGCATTGACCAGCTCAATCAGGCCTGGGCAGCTAGCGAGCAACAACTGCAGGTTGGGGTCTATGTGACGGAAAGTCTTTCAAGGGATATTGAAAGTCTGGCAAATGAAACCTTCCGTGACTGGCAGGTCGGCTTTGCTGGAACAGACAATGGTATTCTCTTGGTGATTGCCATAGCCGACAGGGAGTTTCGGATAGAAACCTCCGACAATGCTGCAACGGTGTTGACAGATGTGGAAGCCAAGGATATTCTGGAAAGTGCTAGGGAGTTTTTCCGTCAGGAAGATTATGATGGAGGAGTGACCTATATTGTCCAATCCATCGGAGATCGCTTCTACGGGACTAGTCTGGGTCAAGAACAGCTGGCTGCAATGGAAGAAAGGACCAGTGCAGAAAGTGACAGCTTTGTATGGTTTATGATTGTTATTCTCGTTGTCATTATCTTTATGATTATTGATAAATCCAGCCGAGGTGGCGGAGGTCCGGGCAATCTGCTTTGGATGTTGGTAGATGACCACCATCATTACCACAACAATCATTCTTCCCATTCTTCATCATCCTATGGTGGAGGTGGTTGGTCTGGCGGCGGTGGTGGCGGTGGCGGAGCCTCATCTGGTTGGTAA
- a CDS encoding LemA family protein, giving the protein MKKKWLAILIPVFALLFLGMGAVGQYNGLVDSHAEVENAQANVDTQLQRRYDLIPNVVAAVKGAMEHEEEIFTAIADARAKIGSSQVGTSDYNQAQSQLDSAVSRLLMVTENYPQLTANQQVSDLITELEGTENRILVARKDYNAVATAYNKKIKRFPTSLYANLFGYEKVDLFQASNDAATTVPSVDLQDKE; this is encoded by the coding sequence ATGAAAAAGAAATGGTTAGCCATACTAATCCCGGTTTTCGCTCTGCTATTTTTAGGAATGGGAGCAGTCGGTCAATACAATGGGCTGGTCGATAGCCATGCAGAAGTGGAAAATGCCCAGGCTAATGTGGATACCCAGCTTCAACGGCGCTATGATCTGATACCGAATGTCGTGGCAGCAGTTAAGGGAGCCATGGAGCATGAGGAAGAGATTTTCACTGCCATAGCGGATGCGCGTGCGAAAATCGGCTCTAGCCAAGTGGGAACCAGCGACTACAATCAAGCACAAAGTCAGCTGGATTCGGCTGTTTCACGTTTGCTGATGGTGACGGAAAATTATCCGCAATTAACAGCCAATCAACAGGTATCTGACCTCATTACCGAGCTAGAGGGGACTGAAAATCGGATTTTGGTTGCCCGCAAGGATTATAATGCGGTGGCAACTGCCTACAATAAAAAAATCAAACGATTCCCGACTTCCCTCTATGCCAACCTATTTGGCTATGAAAAAGTCGACCTGTTCCAAGCTAGCAACGATGCGGCGACAACAGTGCCAAGTGTGGATTTACAGGATAAAGAATAA
- a CDS encoding LPXTG cell wall anchor domain-containing protein, translating into MIKTKAYGLVSTITLAGALGLMTIPSVEAAEIKTGLQTTPIRRAASDSLSDEQKSHVIPGQITDVPMSWINSETGNVEWITDFVLVYEKTGKCSAIPSDEIQIPETPSSDTPVPPSSDTPETPSSDTPVPPSSDTPETPSSDTPVPPSSDTPETPSSDTPVPPSSGTPGTPGSDTPKTPSSLAPSSPIQKVIQKVLPNTGVKQATTLIVVGVGLATFAGYLMFRNKRTGKTVAVALLVATGAGFSSAALAESVGFLDIVQQIEIKLDERFQHTAEESECWKYVGYIPVIAEESVKESNKTGNVNVKYVDTEGKEIKDLYNLVVEGKVSTTKTTTTTVDGVSSSTEETVASGLTYDATTQKPTTITFDGKVYEFVQVKDGDVEQGLVTEGTTTVTYIYRHAPQITEAVTETTKTGNVNVKYVDTEGNEIKDLYKLVENGLVSTTKTTITTVDGVPSSKEETVASGLTYDATTQKPTTITFDGKVYEFVQVKDGDVEQGLVTEGTTTVTYIYRHVPQITEAVTETTKTGNVNVKYVDTEGNEIKDLYKLVEEGLVSTTKTTTTTVDGVSSSTEETVASGLTYDATTQKPTTITFDGKVYEFVQVKAGDVEQGLVTEGTTTVTYIYRHVPQITEAVTETTTTGNVNVKYVDTEGKEIKDLYKLVENGLVSTTRTTTTTVDGVPSSKEETVASGLTYDATTQKPTTITFDGKVYEFVQVKAGDVEQGLVTEGTTTITYIYKVAPNTTETISTPITGTVKTRYVDADTGEEIVSGSTIVDNGVVANKVTTIVRNAAGEVVSETTERVPTGLTYDTTADKTAKNAEIALIRLPVLEMIDHNGNLVTPDADGYVTVTETKTWGESQITTSDYQTVYDFVEYHYKNNMNLTKFSIKSLVITPEGDRYSATAVVEYTYYIGNKTVGYTFVSVDEAEEGAVEEGTKTITYKYRRQAYEAEATTAIAMTIQPAEMTTSLPD; encoded by the coding sequence ATGATAAAAACTAAAGCCTATGGTTTGGTTTCGACAATTACACTTGCTGGTGCTTTGGGACTTATGACTATTCCGAGTGTTGAAGCTGCGGAAATCAAAACAGGTCTTCAGACTACCCCAATCCGACGTGCTGCGTCAGATTCACTTTCAGATGAGCAGAAATCTCATGTCATCCCAGGACAAATTACTGATGTACCGATGTCATGGATCAATAGCGAGACAGGAAATGTGGAATGGATTACAGATTTTGTTTTAGTGTATGAAAAAACAGGAAAATGTAGTGCCATACCATCTGATGAAATTCAGATACCAGAAACTCCAAGTTCAGACACACCGGTGCCACCAAGTAGTGATACACCGGAAACTCCAAGTTCAGACACACCGGTGCCACCAAGTAGTGATACACCGGAAACTCCAAGTTCAGACACACCGGTGCCACCAAGTAGTGATACACCGGAAACTCCAAGTTCAGACACACCGGTGCCACCAAGTAGTGGTACACCGGGAACTCCAGGTTCAGACACACCGAAAACTCCAAGTTCTCTAGCTCCGTCTAGTCCTATCCAAAAGGTAATACAAAAAGTCTTGCCAAATACTGGTGTAAAACAGGCTACAACTCTAATTGTAGTAGGTGTTGGTTTGGCTACCTTTGCTGGTTACTTGATGTTTAGGAATAAACGTACAGGTAAAACTGTTGCTGTAGCTTTATTGGTTGCTACTGGGGCTGGGTTTAGCTCAGCTGCTTTAGCAGAATCAGTTGGCTTTTTAGATATTGTTCAACAAATTGAAATCAAATTGGATGAAAGATTCCAACACACTGCTGAAGAAAGCGAATGTTGGAAGTATGTAGGTTACATACCAGTTATAGCTGAGGAATCCGTAAAAGAGTCCAATAAAACAGGTAATGTCAATGTTAAATATGTTGATACCGAAGGTAAGGAAATCAAAGACCTGTACAACTTAGTAGTGGAGGGTAAGGTTTCAACGACTAAGACAACGACAACGACTGTAGATGGAGTATCAAGCTCTACAGAAGAAACAGTTGCTTCAGGATTGACCTATGATGCAACAACTCAGAAACCAACAACTATTACTTTTGATGGTAAGGTTTATGAATTCGTTCAAGTCAAAGACGGGGATGTAGAACAAGGTCTCGTTACAGAGGGTACTACAACAGTCACATATATCTACCGCCATGCTCCACAAATTACAGAAGCTGTCACAGAAACAACTAAAACAGGTAATGTCAATGTTAAATATGTGGATACCGAAGGTAATGAAATCAAAGACCTGTACAAACTAGTAGAGAATGGTTTGGTTTCAACGACTAAGACAACGATAACCACTGTAGATGGAGTACCAAGTTCTAAAGAAGAAACAGTTGCTTCAGGATTGACCTATGATGCAACAACTCAGAAACCAACAACTATTACTTTTGATGGTAAGGTTTATGAATTCGTTCAAGTCAAAGACGGGGATGTAGAACAAGGTCTCGTTACAGAGGGGACTACAACAGTCACATATATCTACCGCCATGTACCACAAATTACAGAAGCTGTCACAGAAACAACTAAAACAGGTAATGTCAATGTTAAATATGTGGATACCGAAGGTAATGAAATCAAAGACCTGTACAAACTAGTAGAGGAAGGTTTGGTTTCAACGACTAAGACAACGACAACGACTGTAGATGGAGTATCAAGCTCTACAGAAGAAACAGTTGCTTCAGGATTGACCTATGATGCAACAACTCAGAAACCAACAACTATTACTTTTGATGGTAAGGTTTATGAATTCGTTCAAGTCAAAGCTGGCGATGTAGAACAAGGTCTCGTTACAGAGGGGACTACAACAGTCACATATATCTACCGCCATGTACCACAAATTACAGAAGCTGTCACAGAAACAACTACGACAGGTAATGTCAATGTTAAATATGTAGATACCGAAGGTAAGGAAATCAAAGACCTGTACAAACTAGTAGAGAATGGTTTGGTTTCAACGACTAGGACAACGACAACCACTGTAGATGGAGTACCAAGTTCTAAAGAAGAGACAGTTGCTTCAGGATTGACCTATGATGCAACAACTCAGAAACCAACAACTATTACTTTTGATGGTAAGGTTTATGAATTCGTTCAAGTCAAAGCTGGCGATGTAGAACAAGGTCTCGTTACAGAGGGTACTACAACCATTACCTATATTTATAAAGTTGCTCCAAACACGACTGAAACTATCTCTACACCAATAACTGGTACCGTTAAGACCCGTTATGTTGATGCGGATACCGGGGAAGAGATTGTTTCCGGTTCTACCATTGTGGATAATGGTGTCGTAGCTAATAAGGTCACAACAATCGTCCGCAATGCAGCGGGAGAGGTGGTATCAGAGACGACTGAAAGAGTCCCAACTGGTCTGACTTACGATACCACAGCTGATAAAACTGCGAAAAATGCAGAGATCGCTTTGATCCGTCTTCCTGTTTTAGAAATGATTGACCATAATGGTAATCTCGTTACTCCGGATGCGGATGGATATGTGACTGTAACGGAAACTAAAACATGGGGTGAAAGCCAAATAACAACTTCAGACTATCAAACGGTCTATGATTTTGTGGAATACCATTATAAGAATAATATGAACCTAACGAAATTTTCTATAAAGAGTCTTGTTATTACTCCTGAAGGGGATCGCTATTCTGCTACTGCTGTCGTTGAATACACATATTATATAGGCAACAAAACAGTTGGTTATACTTTTGTCAGTGTGGATGAGGCCGAGGAAGGTGCTGTGGAAGAAGGAACTAAGACTATCACCTACAAATACCGTCGTCAAGCCTATGAGGCAGAAGCAACAACCGCAATAGCGATGACTATTCAACCAGCTGAAATGACGACCTCGCTACCAGATTAG
- a CDS encoding glycosyltransferase, with amino-acid sequence MSPKIFGYESTQTYRHAVLRKHGIANKFLVTTPFVLEHDYQRLRVMGFEPEDVINLPGTYSDMDTTTFTYTLEAFEKTLEVGAQLLKEGPQYRIYKVANGFIDVDTNLDGFVVGILHRNANLEIVSTTFCSQGPYYTAYGNDEQSFEYYNRDGSIAISGYYQGPKEYPVVSYYLDEEEFKEEDLVIRYLDEHGAEKDVIIKDQLQSHFPGLIAYAEERGMIFRDVLHYNHYHGLEHNKNYQTVLPNKLLTASPYLNQRLVEEGYDATFIHPVGVAVASHPPMGLSSNKVFLSSHFNRIKRVDMAIEAFRQVPELELHIYGGMANEVEKFRKTHPIPDNVILKGFVDTALIPRHSFTAYLSCSISEMYANAMVESLGVGLIPILSKVDFGHNQVLDKLDYGTGFETVEELVEVLRKLVAWPTDYRKQVSEKVLEIAQEFSHDEAESALLNWLKSVGSRDVE; translated from the coding sequence ATGTCGCCTAAAATATTCGGTTACGAATCTACCCAAACCTACCGACATGCAGTATTGAGGAAGCATGGAATCGCCAATAAATTTTTAGTAACCACCCCTTTTGTATTAGAGCATGACTACCAACGTTTACGTGTCATGGGCTTTGAACCAGAGGATGTTATTAACCTTCCAGGTACCTATTCAGATATGGATACTACTACCTTTACTTATACACTTGAAGCCTTTGAGAAAACATTGGAAGTAGGTGCCCAGCTATTAAAAGAAGGCCCACAATACAGAATCTACAAGGTAGCGAATGGATTCATTGACGTTGATACCAATCTAGATGGTTTTGTAGTTGGTATCTTGCATCGCAACGCCAACTTAGAAATTGTTTCGACAACCTTTTGTTCTCAAGGTCCGTACTATACTGCGTATGGAAATGACGAGCAATCCTTTGAGTATTATAATCGAGATGGTTCTATCGCGATCTCTGGCTACTATCAAGGTCCTAAGGAGTATCCAGTGGTCTCCTATTATTTGGATGAAGAGGAGTTCAAAGAAGAGGACTTGGTGATACGTTATCTGGATGAGCATGGGGCCGAGAAGGATGTTATCATCAAAGATCAGTTGCAATCTCACTTTCCTGGTCTGATAGCTTACGCTGAGGAGAGAGGGATGATTTTCCGAGATGTCCTACACTATAATCATTATCATGGACTAGAACACAACAAAAACTATCAAACCGTTCTTCCGAACAAGCTATTGACGGCTAGTCCTTATCTCAATCAGAGACTGGTAGAAGAGGGATATGATGCCACATTTATCCATCCGGTAGGTGTAGCAGTTGCTTCTCATCCTCCAATGGGATTATCCTCTAATAAGGTATTCCTTTCAAGCCACTTTAACAGAATTAAGCGGGTTGATATGGCTATTGAGGCTTTTCGTCAGGTACCGGAGTTAGAGTTGCACATCTACGGAGGGATGGCGAATGAAGTTGAAAAGTTTAGGAAAACTCATCCGATCCCTGACAATGTGATCTTGAAAGGTTTTGTGGATACAGCCCTTATCCCCCGCCATAGTTTTACAGCTTACCTCTCTTGCTCTATCAGTGAGATGTATGCCAATGCCATGGTCGAAAGCTTGGGGGTCGGCTTGATTCCCATTCTTTCTAAGGTTGACTTTGGTCACAACCAAGTTTTGGACAAACTTGACTACGGTACAGGTTTTGAAACCGTTGAGGAGTTGGTGGAGGTTTTGAGAAAGCTTGTCGCATGGCCGACGGATTATCGCAAGCAAGTTTCAGAAAAGGTGCTAGAGATCGCTCAAGAGTTTTCTCATGATGAGGCTGAAAGTGCCCTCCTCAACTGGCTAAAATCGGTCGGCTCTAGAGATGTAGAGTAA
- a CDS encoding glycosyltransferase family 52, protein MRNLIFCQTPFQLKVALAIMQLNLEDTWELVILKSQLVETKWPPLLEQLPPSVQLHLLDHSIDETLYQGISSLPSEIDYLYVASLDSVPASIYLEFHPDTKIKTFDDGTASILKNGVFGTPGQYKTFQHLHPSWDQERIKASSLEHYTVFDVPSIIPAPVVTRLSLPFEMEAGSDVKKPLARVFIGQEIQDSRMDTANYTQAVCIQLGIDYYLKHPRKPIDISYVNQVETDLLAEDFVFRLLAKYECVEVYHYYSTTALLLKDLPNVKVRGIMVSSVKKLQDELATFGLKFNKLAYYASQVKEHKNHNED, encoded by the coding sequence TTGAGAAATTTAATCTTTTGCCAAACTCCTTTTCAGCTAAAGGTTGCATTGGCAATCATGCAGTTAAATTTAGAGGATACCTGGGAATTGGTAATTTTAAAGAGTCAGCTAGTCGAAACCAAGTGGCCCCCTTTGTTGGAGCAGCTCCCACCGAGTGTTCAGCTACACTTACTTGACCACAGTATTGATGAGACCTTATATCAAGGAATTTCTTCTCTGCCATCGGAAATCGACTATCTCTACGTAGCCTCGCTTGATTCCGTACCGGCTTCTATCTATCTAGAATTTCACCCGGATACCAAGATAAAAACCTTTGATGATGGGACGGCTTCTATTTTAAAAAATGGAGTTTTTGGAACTCCTGGTCAATACAAGACTTTCCAGCACTTGCACCCATCTTGGGATCAAGAGCGCATAAAGGCTTCGTCCCTAGAACATTATACTGTATTTGATGTTCCAAGCATTATCCCTGCACCAGTGGTTACCAGATTATCACTCCCCTTTGAAATGGAGGCTGGAAGTGATGTGAAAAAGCCCTTGGCTCGTGTTTTTATTGGTCAAGAAATACAAGATTCTAGGATGGATACTGCCAATTATACGCAAGCAGTGTGTATACAGTTGGGTATTGATTACTATTTAAAGCATCCTAGAAAACCAATAGATATTAGCTATGTAAATCAAGTAGAAACAGACCTACTAGCAGAAGATTTTGTATTTCGCTTATTAGCTAAGTATGAATGTGTGGAAGTCTACCATTACTATTCCACCACAGCCTTATTGTTAAAAGATCTACCAAATGTGAAAGTGCGAGGGATCATGGTATCGAGCGTAAAGAAATTGCAGGATGAACTGGCAACTTTTGGGCTAAAATTTAACAAGCTTGCCTATTATGCTTCGCAAGTAAAAGAGCATAAGAATCATAATGAAGATTGA
- a CDS encoding acylneuraminate cytidylyltransferase family protein: MRVAIIPMRSGSKGVPHKNIRMIGGKPLACYTIDLALECQLFDEIVISTDSENYISLLTSYYRDKLLYVKRPIDLATDTSTMVETILHVFSERRYSLDTNFIAFQVTSPLRSVSFIRDFSNSWSDKYDACITVKPFDRNLSLVAPLLQNGLFHLPKLDNTKTNRQSQGMIYYPDGSMWMSTVGKFMKNQSFYTSTTFGYLSPEWSRYDVDTELDLFIVEQLMRRANESNRDRYSTNEQESNEIG; the protein is encoded by the coding sequence GTGAGGGTAGCAATTATTCCTATGCGGTCTGGGTCCAAAGGAGTCCCTCATAAAAATATTAGAATGATTGGTGGAAAACCGTTGGCTTGTTATACGATAGATTTAGCCTTAGAGTGTCAACTGTTTGATGAAATTGTCATATCTACTGATTCCGAGAACTATATTTCTTTATTAACATCCTATTATAGGGATAAGTTGCTATATGTCAAACGTCCAATTGACCTTGCGACAGATACTTCAACTATGGTTGAAACCATATTGCATGTATTTTCAGAAAGAAGATATAGTCTAGATACCAATTTTATTGCATTTCAGGTCACTAGTCCGTTGCGTTCAGTCTCTTTTATTCGTGATTTTTCAAATTCTTGGTCTGATAAATATGACGCCTGTATTACAGTTAAACCGTTTGATAGAAATCTGTCTTTGGTAGCACCGCTATTACAAAATGGTTTATTTCATTTACCTAAATTGGATAATACGAAAACAAATAGACAATCACAAGGCATGATTTATTACCCAGATGGTTCAATGTGGATGTCCACAGTAGGCAAATTTATGAAGAACCAATCATTTTACACTTCTACTACATTTGGATATCTGTCACCTGAATGGTCTAGATATGACGTTGATACTGAATTAGATTTATTTATAGTTGAGCAACTAATGCGAAGAGCAAACGAATCCAACAGAGATAGGTATTCTACTAATGAGCAGGAATCTAACGAAATTGGCTAA